In one Brevibacterium sp. CBA3109 genomic region, the following are encoded:
- a CDS encoding DUF4245 domain-containing protein, with amino-acid sequence MNARPGLALGGIREDNGDVNAQSETYAEGAQAPVTRTDASSKGVPMADESEVMLPGSREEMRFLRNNSNWVNMIIAILACLAVVAVVLLIAPQPEVDSQRVVDYQTIAEQSEDSADFELIVPEIPSGWTSNEASLDRVGESDYTSWYMSFIGTERQWVSIEQAKATENWAENQVDDAVAAETVTVGGSDFQIYRTEDAKEYWVTGKGDTFVVITAIATPETIDSFAKQVAEQLS; translated from the coding sequence ATGAATGCCCGCCCAGGATTGGCCCTTGGCGGCATCCGCGAGGACAATGGCGATGTGAACGCCCAATCCGAAACCTACGCTGAGGGAGCGCAGGCGCCCGTGACACGCACGGATGCCAGTTCCAAGGGAGTGCCAATGGCTGACGAGTCCGAAGTGATGCTCCCGGGGTCCAGAGAAGAGATGCGCTTCCTGCGGAATAACTCGAACTGGGTCAACATGATCATCGCGATCTTGGCCTGTCTGGCCGTCGTCGCAGTGGTTCTGCTGATCGCGCCGCAACCGGAGGTCGACTCCCAGCGTGTGGTCGACTACCAGACGATTGCGGAGCAATCCGAGGACAGTGCCGACTTCGAACTCATCGTGCCTGAAATCCCGAGTGGATGGACTTCGAACGAGGCGAGCCTGGACCGAGTGGGCGAATCCGACTACACCTCCTGGTATATGTCCTTCATCGGCACCGAACGGCAATGGGTGAGCATCGAGCAGGCGAAGGCCACCGAGAACTGGGCTGAGAACCAAGTCGACGATGCAGTTGCCGCTGAGACGGTGACCGTCGGCGGCTCGGACTTCCAGATCTATCGGACCGAAGACGCCAAGGAATACTGGGTTACAGGCAAGGGCGACACCTTCGTCGTCATCACCGCAATCGCGACTCCCGAGACCATCGACTCCTTCGCGAAGCAGGTCGCCGAACAGCTGAGCTGA
- a CDS encoding exodeoxyribonuclease VII small subunit, with product MTEPTVQQTPADINSLSYEQAREELVGIVKRLEAGNLPLEDSLSLWERGEALADRCQGWLDGARERLDKAREESSDDED from the coding sequence ATGACAGAACCGACAGTCCAGCAGACCCCGGCCGACATCAACTCCCTCAGCTACGAGCAGGCTCGCGAAGAGCTGGTCGGAATCGTCAAACGACTCGAAGCCGGAAATCTCCCTTTGGAGGATTCGCTGAGTCTGTGGGAACGCGGCGAGGCCTTGGCCGACCGTTGCCAGGGGTGGCTCGATGGGGCACGGGAACGCCTTGACAAGGCGCGCGAAGAATCTTCAGACGACGAGGACTGA
- the xseA gene encoding exodeoxyribonuclease VII large subunit yields MAQRISGTPGTLGETLETQELAATAGETTAENPWPLSLLSSKMKSYIDRMSSVWIEGQVVELNHRGKASYLTLRDTDVEMSLPVQIWKNVLERTGAPLSEGSHVVANLKADFWTKTGRLTMRANDIRAVGLGELLARLERLKKQLGAEGLFDPNRKKRLPFLPNRIGLITGRDSDAQKDVVRNVALRWPAAEFEIRNCAVQGPDAVPGVMKNLAELDADPQIDIIVIARGGGSMEDLLPFSNEALVRAVSEANTPIVSAIGHEADRPILDEVADMRASTPTDAAKRIVPDVSEEAMNLLRARAELDAAVNRIIDREQEMLTAVRSRPVLAEPQTMVDAHEEQLRLVRRRSLQATTTRIMQGQTEISHLRSQARSLSPLRTLERGYAVVQNDDGQAIRDSAEVVTGAGVHVRVARGRFDAEVTAVQESTDDSRASEH; encoded by the coding sequence ATGGCGCAACGAATTTCCGGCACTCCCGGGACTCTCGGCGAAACGCTCGAGACTCAGGAGCTGGCCGCGACAGCAGGCGAGACGACGGCAGAGAACCCGTGGCCCCTGAGTCTGCTCTCAAGCAAGATGAAGTCCTATATCGATCGTATGTCGAGCGTATGGATCGAGGGACAGGTCGTCGAGCTCAACCACCGCGGCAAGGCCAGCTATCTGACTCTGCGCGACACCGATGTCGAGATGTCACTGCCGGTGCAGATCTGGAAGAACGTGCTTGAACGCACCGGTGCACCACTGTCGGAAGGCAGTCATGTCGTCGCCAACCTCAAGGCTGATTTCTGGACGAAGACCGGTCGTCTGACCATGCGTGCCAATGACATCCGGGCCGTCGGCCTCGGCGAACTTCTTGCCCGACTCGAGCGGCTGAAGAAACAGCTCGGCGCAGAAGGCCTGTTCGACCCGAACCGGAAGAAGCGTCTGCCGTTCCTGCCCAATCGGATCGGCCTCATCACCGGCAGGGATTCCGATGCGCAGAAGGACGTCGTTCGCAACGTCGCCCTGCGCTGGCCGGCCGCCGAATTCGAAATCCGCAACTGCGCCGTGCAGGGACCCGATGCGGTGCCAGGCGTGATGAAGAATCTGGCCGAACTCGATGCCGATCCACAGATCGACATCATCGTCATCGCTCGCGGGGGCGGGAGCATGGAGGACCTGTTGCCGTTCTCCAACGAGGCTCTGGTCCGAGCGGTGTCTGAGGCGAACACCCCCATCGTGTCGGCAATCGGTCACGAAGCCGACCGCCCGATCCTCGACGAAGTCGCTGACATGCGCGCATCAACTCCCACCGATGCAGCCAAACGCATCGTGCCCGATGTATCCGAGGAGGCGATGAACCTACTGCGCGCTCGGGCTGAACTCGATGCCGCCGTCAATCGGATCATCGACCGGGAGCAGGAGATGCTCACCGCAGTCCGCTCACGCCCGGTCCTTGCCGAGCCTCAGACCATGGTGGATGCGCACGAAGAGCAGCTGCGACTGGTCCGTCGACGCAGTCTCCAAGCGACCACGACGCGCATCATGCAGGGGCAGACCGAGATCAGCCATCTGCGTTCACAGGCACGTTCACTTTCACCCTTGCGGACCCTCGAACGCGGCTACGCCGTCGTCCAAAACGACGATGGTCAGGCCATCAGAGACTCAGCCGAGGTAGTCACCGGCGCCGGCGTCCACGTCCGTGTCGCTCGCGGACGCTTTGACGCCGAGGTGACAGCGGTGCAGGAGAGCACCGATGACAGTCGAGCCTCCGAGCACTAA
- a CDS encoding 4-hydroxy-3-methylbut-2-enyl diphosphate reductase, which produces MPTIPRKRLAPEDIRTPEGADQKVLLAAPRGYCAGVDRAVIAVERALEHYGAPVYVRKEIVHNRHVVDTLSERGAVFVNETDEVPEGARLVFSAHGVSPAVHAEAAARELSTIDATCPLVTKVHREAVRFARDGYHILLVGHAGHEEVEGTMGEVPDDITLIQNPEEAKTVEIDDAQSLVWLSQTTLSVDETMATVDILRGRFPHLQDPPSDDICYATSNRQVAVKKIAPQSDLVLVVGSANSSNSVRLVEVALEHGAKDARRVDFAREVDETWFHDVASVGVTSGASVPEGLVQDLLKLLAEYGFGSVEEIVTAEEDIMFSLPRELRKDLKAAGEKTSNKRDGADRKHDLI; this is translated from the coding sequence ATGCCCACCATTCCGCGCAAACGTCTTGCCCCGGAGGATATCCGGACGCCCGAAGGCGCTGACCAGAAGGTCCTTCTGGCGGCCCCGCGCGGATACTGTGCCGGTGTCGACCGCGCAGTGATCGCCGTCGAGCGTGCACTCGAGCACTACGGTGCTCCTGTCTATGTGCGCAAGGAGATTGTGCACAACCGGCACGTGGTCGACACTCTGTCCGAACGCGGCGCTGTCTTCGTCAACGAGACTGACGAAGTTCCCGAGGGGGCCCGGCTCGTGTTCTCCGCCCACGGTGTCTCGCCTGCGGTCCACGCCGAGGCTGCCGCACGTGAGCTGTCCACAATCGACGCCACGTGCCCTTTGGTCACGAAGGTCCACCGCGAGGCCGTCCGCTTCGCCCGCGACGGCTACCACATTCTGCTTGTCGGTCACGCAGGTCACGAAGAGGTCGAAGGCACCATGGGAGAGGTTCCCGACGACATCACGCTGATCCAGAACCCGGAAGAAGCCAAGACTGTCGAGATCGACGATGCACAGAGCCTGGTCTGGCTTTCACAGACGACGTTGAGTGTCGACGAAACGATGGCCACGGTCGATATCCTGCGCGGACGGTTCCCACACCTGCAGGACCCTCCAAGCGATGACATCTGCTATGCCACGTCGAACCGGCAGGTGGCGGTGAAGAAGATCGCCCCGCAGTCCGATCTGGTTCTGGTCGTCGGCTCGGCCAACTCGTCGAATTCCGTGCGTCTTGTCGAAGTTGCTCTGGAACATGGGGCTAAGGACGCGCGTCGCGTCGATTTCGCTCGTGAGGTCGACGAAACCTGGTTCCATGATGTCGCGTCTGTCGGAGTGACCTCAGGAGCGAGCGTGCCAGAAGGGCTGGTTCAGGATCTTCTGAAGCTGTTGGCCGAGTACGGTTTCGGCTCGGTCGAGGAAATCGTCACGGCAGAGGAAGACATCATGTTCTCCCTGCCTCGCGAACTGCGCAAAGATCTCAAGGCCGCAGGCGAGAAGACCTCGAACAAGCGCGACGGTGCCGACCGGAAGCACGACCTCATCTAG
- a CDS encoding DNA recombination protein RmuC → MNSFPTAGLPIVFILAIIISAALGFLLGRAHMRSRYIERLTRAETTSRILTSRTEDLEADAQMAGEITAAIGPLAASVNHLQENLQAQDRTQLEQITRLNTQIGHLSQQNLRLQESTGSLASALNSTTQRGDWGEVQLRRIVEYAGLLPHVDFETQVSSVRDGKRHRPDMTVNLPGGGTIIIDAKTPLSARMDDADASDEDHARALLRHIDSLASKEYWKSFDTAPDFVVCFVPTDGLLSAAASTYPKMIDHALGKNVVLASPATLLVLLKTVALNWRHADMSTSAAEVLKLGTELYERIGTLVTHVTRMGSSLDRSVEDYNRFVSSLESRFLVTARKFPSTGIVATELDTVAELDSRSRGVSAEELSRPRFSGQDLFATPDRNDLRGRHTGTD, encoded by the coding sequence ATGAATTCTTTCCCCACCGCTGGACTTCCCATCGTCTTCATCCTGGCGATCATCATCAGCGCCGCCCTCGGCTTCCTCCTCGGTCGCGCGCACATGCGTTCTCGCTATATCGAGCGACTCACCAGAGCAGAGACCACGTCTCGGATCCTCACCAGCCGGACGGAGGATCTGGAAGCCGATGCGCAGATGGCCGGTGAGATCACCGCTGCAATCGGGCCGCTGGCGGCAAGCGTCAACCATCTGCAGGAGAATCTTCAGGCTCAGGACCGAACTCAGCTCGAGCAGATCACTCGCCTCAATACGCAGATCGGCCACCTCAGCCAACAGAATCTCCGGTTGCAGGAGTCGACGGGTTCACTGGCCAGTGCCCTGAACTCGACGACTCAGCGCGGTGACTGGGGTGAAGTCCAGCTCAGACGAATCGTCGAATATGCGGGACTCCTCCCCCATGTGGACTTTGAGACACAGGTCAGCAGCGTGCGTGATGGTAAACGCCATCGACCCGATATGACCGTCAACCTACCCGGAGGCGGAACGATCATCATCGATGCCAAGACGCCGCTGTCAGCTCGCATGGACGACGCAGATGCCAGCGATGAAGATCATGCTCGAGCACTTCTGCGCCATATCGATTCTCTGGCGTCCAAGGAGTATTGGAAGTCCTTCGACACCGCGCCGGATTTCGTCGTCTGCTTCGTCCCCACGGACGGACTGCTGTCCGCGGCGGCATCGACCTATCCGAAGATGATCGATCATGCTCTCGGCAAGAACGTCGTGCTCGCCTCCCCCGCCACGCTTCTGGTCCTGCTCAAGACCGTGGCGCTCAATTGGCGGCACGCGGACATGAGCACATCTGCGGCTGAGGTCCTCAAGCTCGGCACCGAACTCTACGAACGCATCGGCACGTTGGTCACCCACGTGACGCGAATGGGCTCGAGTCTCGACCGCTCGGTTGAGGACTACAACCGTTTCGTATCGTCGTTGGAATCACGGTTCCTCGTCACGGCCCGGAAGTTTCCATCCACGGGAATCGTCGCGACCGAGCTGGACACAGTAGCGGAGCTTGACTCACGTAGCCGTGGGGTCAGCGCTGAAGAACTCTCGCGGCCACGCTTCTCAGGACAAGATCTTTTCGCGACACCAGACCGGAATGATCTGCGCGGTCGCCACACCGGCACCGATTAG
- the ychF gene encoding redox-regulated ATPase YchF translates to MALTIGIVGLPNVGKSTMFNALTKNQVLAANYPFATIEPNVGVVPLPDARLTRLAEIFSSERILNATVDFVDIAGIVRGASEGEGLGNQFLANIREAEAICQVIRGFVDDDVIHVEGKISPADDIDTINTELILADLQTLEKARPRIEKEVKGKRAPAEQLTVIDAAVEILESGKTLFQAMQADKFDVTQLSELQLMTVKPFLYVFNVDDDVLADEEKKAEMRALVAPVEAIFLDAKFESELSELDEEEAREMLESTGQEEAGLDKLARVGFDTLGLQTYLTAGPKESRAWTIPKGATAPEAAGVIHTDFQKGFIKAEVVSFGDLDANGTMAAAKSAGKVRMEGKDYVMADGDVVEFRFNV, encoded by the coding sequence GTGGCTCTAACTATCGGAATCGTGGGACTGCCCAATGTCGGCAAGTCGACCATGTTTAATGCATTGACCAAGAACCAAGTTCTCGCTGCGAACTACCCGTTTGCGACGATCGAACCGAACGTCGGCGTGGTGCCGTTGCCCGACGCGCGACTCACTCGACTGGCAGAGATCTTCAGCTCCGAACGCATCCTCAATGCAACCGTCGACTTCGTCGATATTGCCGGGATCGTCCGAGGCGCGTCCGAAGGCGAAGGCCTGGGCAACCAGTTCCTGGCCAACATCCGCGAGGCGGAAGCGATCTGCCAGGTCATCCGCGGTTTCGTCGATGACGATGTCATTCACGTCGAGGGCAAGATCAGCCCCGCCGACGACATCGACACCATCAACACTGAGCTCATCCTCGCGGACCTGCAGACCTTGGAGAAGGCGCGGCCGAGGATCGAAAAAGAAGTGAAGGGCAAGCGTGCACCGGCAGAACAGCTGACCGTCATCGATGCCGCAGTGGAGATCCTCGAGAGCGGAAAGACGCTTTTCCAGGCGATGCAGGCCGACAAATTCGATGTCACGCAGCTGAGCGAACTGCAGCTGATGACCGTCAAGCCGTTCCTCTATGTCTTCAACGTCGACGACGATGTGCTCGCCGATGAAGAGAAGAAGGCTGAGATGCGTGCTCTGGTGGCCCCGGTCGAAGCGATCTTCTTGGACGCCAAGTTCGAGTCGGAGCTCTCCGAACTCGACGAAGAAGAGGCGCGGGAGATGCTGGAATCGACCGGGCAGGAGGAAGCCGGTCTGGACAAGCTGGCACGCGTCGGCTTCGACACCTTGGGTCTGCAGACCTATCTGACAGCTGGCCCCAAGGAATCCCGTGCCTGGACGATCCCGAAGGGCGCGACGGCTCCCGAAGCAGCCGGAGTCATCCACACCGACTTCCAGAAGGGCTTCATCAAGGCCGAGGTGGTCTCATTCGGCGACCTCGATGCCAACGGCACCATGGCCGCTGCCAAATCCGCCGGCAAGGTCCGGATGGAAGGCAAAGACTATGTGATGGCCGACGGCGATGTGGTGGAGTTCCGGTTTAACGTGTAG
- a CDS encoding HEPN domain-containing protein, translating to MSNEPLNLDESGEWAGLWWLPDAPEEQVPGVLHYDSEGGLTLSLIGAFEERIMSHPALDVIAVHEGTRTWDVIHGAAEHRELTLLGCVPTGGKRTMFARVDSPDKQTVTATVAIVGAHVSGEADQAFSGAEVSVEDMGLWAASSVFEGVISAPEGKFDGTGSISVKPVDAQSVVVDGTEYRLVHTHTLPRFDQLKGETVGRMRDTVSIRVTPAEPFSLSAAMNAASQVQDLIALATHRAAGVIWLRLEVAGTESLLPDGQTLPRRRASVLFSPPALGAHDAKAVDHHQVLFTCDSLPFEEILPRWCEAHGRLEAATNMVLGLRYAPARFVENNLLTAVGAAEVLHRNLRIDEKPFPKAEFAAMRDAMLAQVAEEHRDRFKGAIRNDPTLRDRLHALAARPDEEAIRFLVPDVAHWAKRTTRARNDLAHEGRTPNHSIEELIAVVEATTAVVILNVLHELGLSAERQLEIVQEHPQLRATSRTAGEWLVASESCS from the coding sequence ATGTCCAACGAACCTTTGAACCTCGATGAGTCCGGTGAGTGGGCTGGCCTATGGTGGTTGCCGGATGCCCCCGAAGAGCAGGTTCCAGGCGTCTTACACTATGATTCCGAAGGCGGCCTCACGCTCTCGTTGATTGGCGCTTTCGAAGAGCGAATCATGTCGCATCCTGCCCTCGACGTCATCGCTGTCCACGAGGGTACCAGGACGTGGGACGTGATCCACGGAGCGGCTGAGCATCGCGAGCTCACCCTTCTCGGATGCGTCCCGACCGGCGGGAAGCGGACGATGTTCGCGCGGGTGGACAGCCCCGACAAGCAGACCGTGACCGCGACGGTCGCGATCGTCGGTGCGCACGTTAGCGGCGAGGCGGACCAGGCCTTCTCCGGGGCCGAGGTCTCGGTCGAGGATATGGGGCTTTGGGCCGCATCGTCCGTGTTCGAAGGAGTCATTAGTGCTCCCGAAGGCAAGTTCGACGGAACCGGGAGCATTTCGGTGAAGCCCGTTGACGCGCAGTCGGTCGTGGTTGACGGAACCGAGTATCGCCTCGTGCATACGCACACGCTTCCGCGCTTCGACCAGCTCAAGGGCGAGACCGTCGGACGCATGCGGGACACGGTCTCCATTCGAGTCACTCCGGCCGAGCCGTTCTCGCTGAGCGCTGCCATGAACGCAGCGAGCCAGGTGCAGGACCTCATCGCGTTGGCGACGCACCGTGCGGCAGGCGTGATCTGGCTCCGGCTGGAGGTGGCCGGTACCGAGTCACTGCTGCCAGACGGTCAGACCCTGCCGCGTCGGCGCGCCAGCGTGCTCTTTTCGCCGCCTGCGCTGGGCGCGCATGATGCGAAGGCGGTCGACCACCACCAAGTGCTCTTCACCTGCGACTCGCTCCCTTTCGAGGAGATCCTGCCCCGCTGGTGCGAGGCTCATGGTCGACTGGAGGCAGCAACGAACATGGTCTTGGGCCTGCGCTACGCGCCCGCCCGTTTCGTCGAGAACAACCTGCTGACGGCCGTGGGCGCTGCTGAGGTTCTGCACCGCAACCTCCGCATCGACGAGAAGCCCTTCCCTAAGGCGGAGTTCGCGGCGATGCGCGACGCGATGCTGGCCCAGGTCGCCGAAGAGCATCGAGACAGGTTTAAGGGGGCCATCCGCAATGATCCGACGCTTCGGGACCGGCTTCACGCCCTAGCCGCGAGACCCGATGAGGAAGCGATCAGGTTTCTAGTGCCGGACGTTGCACACTGGGCGAAGAGGACGACGCGGGCCCGCAATGATCTCGCGCATGAAGGTAGGACGCCGAACCATTCAATCGAAGAGCTGATCGCCGTCGTCGAGGCGACGACTGCGGTCGTGATCCTCAACGTCCTGCACGAACTCGGGCTGTCGGCGGAGCGACAGCTCGAGATCGTGCAGGAACACCCTCAGCTGAGGGCGACATCTCGGACTGCGGGCGAGTGGTTGGTCGCCTCGGAATCTTGCTCGTGA
- a CDS encoding type II toxin-antitoxin system RelE/ParE family toxin translates to MIRSFGSKDTERIWHEQYVKRVDRKVQRAALRKLELIHAAKDVEDLRVPPGNQLERLVGDRRGQHSIRVNAQWRLCFVWRDGGADNVELVDYY, encoded by the coding sequence GTGATCAGATCGTTCGGCAGCAAGGACACCGAGCGCATCTGGCACGAGCAGTACGTCAAACGGGTTGACCGGAAGGTACAGCGGGCGGCCCTGCGGAAGCTCGAGTTGATCCATGCGGCGAAGGATGTCGAGGACCTCCGGGTCCCGCCGGGCAACCAGCTGGAGCGGCTCGTCGGCGATCGTCGTGGTCAGCACAGCATCCGGGTGAACGCCCAGTGGCGTCTCTGCTTCGTCTGGAGAGATGGAGGTGCGGACAATGTCGAACTCGTCGACTACTACTGA
- a CDS encoding HigA family addiction module antitoxin, whose translation MSNSSTTTESDLIEPIHPGEILMEDFIEGFGITQNKLAVSIGVPPRRINEIVHGKRGITAGTAIRLARYFGTSEEFWMSLQSNYELRLERRALRDKVAAITPLEVA comes from the coding sequence ATGTCGAACTCGTCGACTACTACTGAGAGCGACCTGATTGAGCCGATCCACCCTGGGGAGATCCTGATGGAGGACTTCATCGAGGGCTTCGGGATCACGCAGAACAAGCTGGCGGTCTCGATCGGTGTGCCACCGCGTCGGATCAACGAGATCGTGCACGGCAAGCGTGGCATCACGGCTGGTACGGCGATCCGGCTGGCACGGTACTTCGGCACGTCCGAGGAGTTCTGGATGAGTCTGCAGTCGAACTACGAGCTGCGGCTCGAGCGGCGGGCGCTGCGTGACAAGGTCGCCGCGATCACGCCCCTCGAGGTCGCATGA
- a CDS encoding GNAT family N-acetyltransferase: MIDLHFPHVAEVHLAVVGRSVHGAGVGTAMLRAVEDDAVCRGVRLLQVKTLGGSHPDPGYARTRHFYERWVFLSLEEAALWGEGTPCLIMVKPLPAPPAAGTP; encoded by the coding sequence CTGATCGATCTCCACTTTCCGCATGTTGCCGAGGTGCACCTCGCCGTCGTCGGCCGGTCGGTCCACGGGGCCGGCGTTGGCACGGCAATGCTCAGAGCTGTCGAAGACGATGCGGTTTGCCGTGGGGTGCGGTTGTTGCAGGTGAAGACGCTCGGAGGATCGCACCCGGATCCCGGGTATGCGCGCACTCGCCACTTCTATGAGCGGTGGGTTTTCCTGTCGCTGGAGGAGGCCGCGCTTTGGGGTGAAGGCACCCCCTGTTTGATCATGGTGAAGCCGCTGCCTGCCCCTCCTGCAGCAGGCACGCCCTGA
- a CDS encoding VOC family protein — protein MQLAATRIFTDDVDALVEFYASSTGITAERIHPMFAKLRTPSGTLAIASTATVPLLGDHVANARANLSVALDFLVDDVDATYEALQDVVKVFVKEPTDMPWGNRSLLVRDPDGNLLNFFTPITQLARDRFSNETQD, from the coding sequence ATGCAGTTGGCAGCCACCCGCATCTTCACCGACGACGTCGACGCGCTCGTCGAGTTCTACGCATCATCCACCGGAATCACCGCCGAGCGGATCCATCCGATGTTCGCCAAGCTTCGTACACCATCCGGCACGCTAGCCATCGCCAGCACTGCCACCGTTCCGTTGCTCGGCGACCATGTCGCCAATGCTCGCGCGAATCTCAGTGTCGCCTTGGATTTCCTCGTCGACGACGTCGACGCGACTTACGAAGCTCTTCAGGATGTCGTCAAAGTGTTCGTCAAGGAACCGACAGATATGCCATGGGGCAACCGTTCGCTCCTCGTCAGGGATCCAGACGGCAATCTGCTCAACTTTTTCACGCCGATCACTCAGTTAGCCCGGGACCGTTTCTCGAACGAGACTCAGGATTAG
- a CDS encoding YafY family protein — protein MAGTTARTLQLLELLQSAQLRTVVELADRLGVDERTVRRDVARLFDLGVPVEALRGRYGGYRLAPGQRVLPLMFSTEEVVAVFLGLARAQAASTEPGIAAQTALSKIKRALPITDAKRIDAFLEVMTCTPEHGGVAPDPAVMLTVAEAVSLRRVLDLRYVRGDGVPSRRTLHPFGLVAHSNRWYFIAFDTDRQEERTFRVDRIQSARSIDGTFAQPLRSDVEDRLLDHFAAADYRGQVVLRIRETEERIRGHLPRSVARLERLDRAVEREREDAPPWHRAEIHAHNLDWLPSVIAVLDCEVVIDRPDELRSLVKAAARRMLHVASNVQGSTGA, from the coding sequence ATGGCCGGCACCACTGCACGAACGTTGCAATTGCTCGAGCTGCTGCAGTCCGCGCAGCTGCGCACTGTTGTCGAGCTGGCTGATCGCCTCGGTGTCGACGAGCGGACGGTTCGCAGAGATGTGGCGCGACTGTTCGATCTGGGAGTGCCCGTCGAGGCATTGCGAGGGCGCTACGGCGGCTACCGGCTCGCCCCCGGCCAGCGCGTCCTCCCGCTCATGTTCAGCACTGAGGAAGTCGTCGCGGTCTTCCTTGGGCTTGCCCGCGCACAGGCGGCATCAACCGAACCTGGGATTGCCGCGCAGACTGCCCTGTCCAAGATCAAGCGAGCGTTGCCGATCACCGATGCGAAGCGGATCGATGCCTTCCTCGAGGTAATGACGTGTACACCCGAGCACGGGGGAGTCGCTCCCGATCCTGCCGTGATGCTGACCGTCGCAGAAGCAGTGAGCCTTCGACGCGTCCTCGATCTGCGCTACGTCCGTGGTGATGGCGTCCCGTCGCGGCGCACGCTTCACCCCTTTGGCCTGGTCGCGCACTCGAACCGGTGGTATTTCATCGCATTCGACACGGACCGGCAGGAGGAACGCACCTTCCGGGTAGACCGTATTCAATCAGCTCGGTCGATAGATGGAACCTTCGCACAGCCGCTGCGATCCGACGTGGAAGATCGTCTCCTTGACCACTTCGCCGCTGCGGACTATCGGGGGCAGGTCGTGTTGCGCATTCGAGAGACCGAGGAGCGAATCAGGGGCCACCTGCCGAGGAGCGTGGCTCGACTCGAAAGACTGGATCGTGCTGTGGAACGGGAGCGCGAAGACGCCCCGCCCTGGCATCGGGCCGAGATCCATGCGCACAATCTCGACTGGCTACCGTCGGTCATCGCGGTACTCGACTGCGAGGTGGTGATCGATCGTCCTGACGAACTCCGAAGCCTGGTGAAGGCTGCCGCGAGGAGGATGCTCCACGTGGCCAGCAACGTCCAAGGATCAACCGGGGCATGA
- the cmtR gene encoding Cd(II)/Pb(II)-sensing metalloregulatory transcriptional regulator CmtR yields the protein MLTIASRVEVMNRLGRAMADTTRSRILLALLDEPGYPAKLARELELTRTNVSNHLSCLRGCGIVVSEQEGRQTRYEIADRHIAAALTALVDVTLAIDESVPCLDPQCTVPGCRAACEGESQ from the coding sequence ATGCTGACTATTGCTTCGCGGGTAGAAGTCATGAACCGGCTTGGCCGCGCCATGGCGGACACGACTCGCTCTCGCATCCTTCTGGCCCTCCTCGACGAGCCCGGATACCCGGCGAAACTCGCCCGCGAGTTGGAGCTGACGCGTACGAACGTGTCTAACCATCTGTCCTGCCTGCGGGGCTGTGGCATTGTCGTATCCGAGCAAGAGGGGCGCCAAACCCGGTATGAGATCGCCGACCGCCACATTGCTGCGGCGCTGACCGCGCTGGTCGACGTGACGCTGGCAATCGATGAGAGTGTTCCTTGCCTGGACCCGCAGTGCACGGTGCCGGGTTGTCGCGCAGCCTGCGAGGGGGAATCGCAGTGA